In the genome of Falsirhodobacter halotolerans, one region contains:
- a CDS encoding helix-turn-helix domain-containing protein: protein MPHPVDTHVGKRIRHRRWMIGMTQQQLADAVGIKFQQIQKYETGANRVSASRLWDISLVLGVPMPFFFDGIEAGQDSGAGMDMAANKEAMYLVRVYNAIPETQRRRLFDLARALSSVA from the coding sequence ATGCCTCATCCTGTCGACACCCATGTGGGCAAACGCATCCGCCATCGCCGGTGGATGATCGGAATGACACAGCAGCAGCTGGCCGACGCCGTCGGCATCAAGTTCCAGCAGATCCAGAAATACGAAACGGGCGCCAACCGCGTCAGCGCGTCGCGGCTTTGGGACATCTCGCTGGTTCTGGGCGTGCCCATGCCGTTCTTCTTCGACGGGATCGAGGCGGGTCAGGACTCGGGCGCCGGAATGGACATGGCCGCCAACAAGGAAGCGATGTATCTGGTGCGCGTCTACAACGCCATCCCGGAAACGCAGCGCCGCCGCCTGTTCGATCTGGCCCGCGCCCTCAGCTCGGTCGCCTGA
- a CDS encoding nucleotidyltransferase family protein: MILGAVLLAAGASRRFGAEDKLLTPVRGVPMVCHAARLVARFPKRLAVVSSDAVRPVIEAEGVSTHRIPAGGQGDSLAAAVSRLGAVDRLAVFLGDMPDLTAGDVDRLLATDPSRPACAVLDGVMMPPVIFPRAWLSDLTALTGDRGAGALLRAASPTLVSLPPSRLHDVDRPEDLKAIQSDGAFVSPS; this comes from the coding sequence ATGATCCTTGGCGCCGTTCTTCTGGCGGCCGGCGCGTCGCGGCGGTTCGGGGCAGAGGACAAGCTTCTGACCCCTGTGCGCGGTGTGCCGATGGTCTGCCATGCCGCCCGGCTGGTGGCGCGCTTTCCCAAACGTCTGGCGGTTGTGTCCAGCGACGCCGTGCGGCCCGTGATCGAGGCGGAGGGGGTGAGCACGCACCGCATTCCCGCCGGGGGGCAGGGCGACAGCCTTGCCGCCGCCGTGTCGCGTCTTGGCGCAGTGGACCGTCTGGCGGTCTTTCTGGGCGACATGCCGGATCTGACCGCCGGGGATGTCGACCGGCTGCTGGCAACCGATCCGTCCCGACCGGCCTGTGCGGTTCTTGACGGGGTGATGATGCCCCCGGTTATCTTCCCGCGCGCATGGCTTTCGGACCTGACGGCGTTGACCGGCGACCGGGGGGCGGGCGCGTTGCTGCGCGCAGCCTCACCCACGCTTGTGTCCCTTCCACCATCCCGTCTGCACGACGTGGACCGGCCCGAGGATCTGAAGGCTATACAATCGGACGGGGCTTTCGTATCCCCATCCTGA
- a CDS encoding metal-dependent hydrolase — protein MKLTWLGHAGFRLEIEDAVLLIDPWFSGNPAFPEGRVDEVIAGATHILITHGHGDHTADALALSKQHHIPLVGIADLIGWWSGEEGIKGTGFNKGGTVDLNGAKVTMVNAVHSSSVDGRTGPIYAGTESGYMIAGEGHTIYLSGDTDIMADMDWMGDYHKPDIGILACGGFYTMDMARAAYAAKRYFDFKTVIPCHYKTFPALEQSAQPLIDALPGVKVLTPEVLETLTL, from the coding sequence ATGAAGCTTACATGGCTTGGACATGCCGGGTTCCGGCTGGAGATCGAAGACGCCGTCCTCCTGATCGACCCGTGGTTCAGCGGCAACCCCGCCTTTCCCGAAGGCCGCGTGGACGAGGTGATCGCCGGCGCGACCCATATCCTGATCACGCACGGGCATGGCGACCACACGGCGGATGCCCTTGCCCTCAGCAAGCAGCATCACATCCCGCTGGTCGGCATCGCCGATCTGATCGGCTGGTGGTCGGGAGAGGAAGGGATCAAGGGCACCGGGTTCAACAAGGGCGGCACGGTGGACCTGAACGGCGCCAAGGTCACAATGGTGAACGCGGTCCACTCCTCCTCTGTCGACGGGCGCACCGGCCCGATCTATGCCGGGACCGAATCCGGCTATATGATCGCCGGTGAGGGGCACACCATCTATCTGTCGGGCGATACGGACATCATGGCCGACATGGACTGGATGGGCGATTACCACAAACCCGACATCGGCATCCTGGCCTGCGGCGGGTTCTATACGATGGACATGGCGCGGGCCGCCTATGCCGCGAAACGGTATTTCGACTTCAAGACCGTGATCCCCTGCCACTACAAAACTTTCCCCGCGCTGGAGCAGTCGGCCCAGCCGCTGATCGACGCCCTGCCCGGCGTCAAGGTCCTGACGCCCGAAGTGCTGGAAACCCTGACCCTATGA
- a CDS encoding bile acid:sodium symporter family protein, which produces MGILKRFGIDGYMMLLIGMVVLGAVVPAQGMAAVVLGYVTMGAIALLFFLYGVRMNAAEVMAGLTNWRLQSLSFGITFVMFPIFGIGVAWAARPLIGDELALGLLFLSVLPSTINSSIALTGMAGGNVSGAICSATLSNLLGVFLTPALAAVLLHSGGGGASGDAVLKIALQILLPFVLGQCLRRWLSDFVRRRKMLTTVVDRGAILLIVYAAFSAGTTAGLWRLIPPVTLGTLIAVVLVFLALGMVAVRLIGRISGMNRPDRTALFFCGSTKSLASGLPIAAALFAPDMIGLMILPVMIFHMSQLLVCAVIAQRAAAPEAAAQVAS; this is translated from the coding sequence ATGGGCATTCTCAAACGCTTCGGCATCGACGGATACATGATGCTGCTGATCGGCATGGTGGTGCTGGGGGCGGTCGTGCCCGCGCAAGGCATGGCCGCGGTCGTGCTGGGGTATGTGACCATGGGCGCCATTGCCCTTCTGTTCTTTCTTTACGGCGTGCGGATGAACGCGGCCGAGGTCATGGCCGGCCTGACCAACTGGCGGCTTCAAAGCCTCAGCTTCGGCATCACATTCGTGATGTTCCCGATTTTCGGCATCGGGGTCGCCTGGGCGGCGCGCCCCCTGATCGGGGACGAACTGGCGCTGGGCCTTCTGTTCCTGTCGGTTCTGCCGTCCACCATCAATTCGTCCATCGCACTGACCGGCATGGCGGGGGGCAACGTGTCGGGGGCCATCTGCTCGGCCACGCTGTCGAATTTGCTGGGGGTGTTCCTGACACCCGCATTGGCGGCGGTGCTGCTGCATTCGGGCGGGGGCGGGGCGTCGGGCGATGCGGTGCTGAAGATTGCATTGCAGATCCTGCTGCCCTTCGTGCTGGGCCAGTGCCTGCGTCGCTGGCTTTCGGATTTCGTGCGCCGTCGCAAGATGCTGACCACGGTGGTGGACCGGGGGGCGATCCTGCTGATCGTCTATGCCGCGTTCAGCGCGGGCACGACGGCGGGCCTGTGGCGCCTGATCCCGCCGGTCACGCTGGGCACGCTGATCGCGGTCGTTCTGGTGTTCCTTGCGCTGGGCATGGTGGCCGTGCGCCTGATCGGGCGGATATCGGGCATGAACCGGCCCGACCGCACGGCGCTGTTCTTCTGCGGATCGACGAAAAGTCTTGCCAGCGGATTGCCCATCGCGGCGGCGTTGTTCGCGCCGGACATGATCGGCCTGATGATCCTGCCGGTGATGATCTTTCACATGTCCCAGCTTCTGGTCTGTGCGGTCATTGCCCAGCGGGCGGCGGCCCCGGAGGCCGCCGCGCAGGTCGCATCATAG
- a CDS encoding 2Fe-2S iron-sulfur cluster-binding protein, translating to MTTAAPTAVRMTVNGKDVNLTLDPRVTLLDALREHLRLTGTKKGCDHGQCGACTVIVNGRRMNSCLSLAVMHEGDEVTTIEGLGTPEDMHPLQAAFVEHDGYQCGYCTPGQICSAKAMLEEIRAGVPSHVSANLDRVEMTDDEIKERMSGNICRCGAYANILAALRSVEAGA from the coding sequence ATGACCACCGCAGCCCCAACCGCCGTTCGCATGACCGTGAACGGAAAGGATGTGAACCTTACCCTCGACCCGCGCGTAACGCTGCTGGACGCCCTGCGCGAGCATCTGCGCCTGACCGGAACCAAGAAAGGTTGCGATCACGGGCAGTGCGGGGCCTGCACCGTCATCGTGAACGGGCGGCGCATGAACTCCTGCCTTTCCCTGGCCGTGATGCATGAAGGGGATGAGGTCACGACGATCGAGGGACTTGGAACGCCCGAGGATATGCACCCGCTGCAGGCGGCCTTTGTGGAGCATGACGGGTATCAGTGCGGTTATTGCACGCCCGGTCAGATCTGTTCGGCCAAGGCGATGCTGGAAGAGATCCGCGCCGGGGTTCCCAGCCACGTATCCGCCAATCTGGACCGGGTGGAGATGACGGATGACGAGATCAAGGAGCGGATGAGCGGGAACATCTGCCGCTGCGGCGCCTATGCCAACATCCTCGCGGCGTTGCGTTCGGTGGAGGCTGGGGCATGA
- a CDS encoding FAD binding domain-containing protein translates to MRAFSYDRAGSVAEAATMILDRPEAKVIAGGTNLLDLMKIGVETPAHLIDVNGLDLDGIETTPDGGLKIGALVRNTDLAADARVRKDWPVLSRAIVAGASGQLRNRATTAGNLMQRTRCPYFYDTGMACNKRTPGSGCAAQTGASRQLGVIGVSEACIATYPGDMAVALRALGAVVTVADATGATRDIPLGEFHRLPGDTPHIETALKQGEIITHVTLPPPVGGVQTYRKVRDRASYAFALVSVAAIVQPDGTAQMAFGGMAPRPWRVEAAENLLPDVDAFLAETFKGATPTEDNKFKLALAGRIASDLLKGA, encoded by the coding sequence ATGAGGGCGTTTTCCTACGACCGCGCAGGTTCGGTGGCAGAGGCCGCGACGATGATCCTGGACCGGCCCGAGGCGAAGGTGATCGCCGGGGGCACCAACCTTTTGGACCTAATGAAGATCGGGGTGGAAACCCCCGCCCATCTGATCGACGTGAATGGGCTGGATCTGGACGGGATCGAGACGACCCCCGATGGCGGTCTGAAGATCGGCGCCCTGGTGCGCAACACCGATCTGGCGGCGGACGCGCGGGTGCGTAAGGATTGGCCAGTGTTGTCGCGCGCCATCGTGGCCGGGGCCTCGGGGCAGTTGCGGAACCGTGCGACCACCGCCGGGAACCTGATGCAGCGCACACGGTGTCCGTATTTCTATGATACGGGCATGGCCTGCAACAAGCGCACCCCCGGATCGGGATGCGCGGCGCAGACGGGGGCCAGCCGGCAATTGGGCGTGATCGGTGTCAGCGAGGCGTGCATCGCCACCTATCCCGGCGATATGGCCGTGGCCTTGCGCGCGCTGGGCGCGGTGGTGACCGTGGCGGACGCCACCGGGGCCACGCGGGACATCCCCTTGGGGGAGTTCCACCGCCTGCCGGGGGACACGCCGCATATTGAGACGGCGTTGAAACAGGGTGAGATCATCACCCATGTGACGCTGCCGCCGCCCGTGGGCGGGGTGCAGACCTATCGCAAGGTGCGGGATCGCGCGTCCTATGCCTTCGCGCTTGTGTCGGTAGCGGCCATCGTGCAGCCCGACGGCACGGCGCAGATGGCGTTCGGCGGAATGGCCCCGCGCCCGTGGCGGGTGGAGGCGGCGGAAAACCTGCTGCCCGATGTGGACGCCTTTCTGGCCGAGACCTTCAAGGGCGCGACCCCCACGGAAGACAACAAGTTCAAACTCGCGTTGGCGGGCCGGATCGCGTCCGACCTGCTGAAAGGGGCGTAA
- a CDS encoding response regulator, with the protein MLVVEDEPLIAMLMEDYLSDLGYSVIGPARGVSQGLSLLQAEAVDFAVLDVNLAGEVSFPIADALADRGIPFIFASANSRACLTPRHCDAPMLGKPFALADLERVLGGADLHHV; encoded by the coding sequence GTGCTTGTCGTCGAGGATGAGCCTCTGATCGCCATGCTTATGGAAGATTACCTGAGCGATCTTGGATATTCCGTCATCGGTCCCGCCCGCGGGGTGAGCCAGGGCCTCTCGCTCTTGCAGGCCGAGGCGGTGGATTTCGCCGTTCTGGACGTCAATCTGGCAGGCGAGGTCTCTTTTCCCATCGCGGATGCCCTGGCGGATCGCGGAATCCCCTTCATCTTTGCCAGCGCAAACAGCCGCGCCTGCCTGACCCCGCGGCATTGCGACGCGCCGATGCTGGGCAAACCCTTCGCCTTGGCCGATCTGGAACGTGTTCTGGGCGGCGCGGACCTTCATCACGTCTGA
- the surE gene encoding 5'/3'-nucleotidase SurE: MRILITNDDGIAAPGLNALTEIAHTLAGPEGEVWTVAPAFEQSGVGHCISYTHPTLISRLDDRRYAAEGSPADCVLAAIHEVFGGDKPDLILSGVNRGNNAGENVVYSGTVGGAMEGALQGVPSIALSQYMGPATRALDDPFEAARIHGADVIRRLLDRGIWDEAAYRIFYNVNFPPVAAADVKGLRVAPQGFRTGSHFTTEPHLSPSGKPFFWIKGGAQGPAEPGSDVTLNLEGYVTVTPLRCDLTAHDRLKDLEAALA; this comes from the coding sequence ATGCGCATCCTGATCACGAACGACGACGGCATCGCCGCCCCCGGCCTGAATGCGTTGACCGAAATCGCCCACACCCTCGCCGGACCCGAGGGTGAGGTGTGGACCGTGGCCCCCGCCTTCGAACAATCGGGGGTCGGCCATTGCATCAGCTATACCCACCCCACCCTGATTTCCCGCCTGGACGACCGCCGCTATGCCGCCGAAGGCAGCCCCGCCGATTGCGTTCTGGCCGCCATCCATGAGGTGTTCGGCGGCGACAAGCCGGATCTGATCCTGTCGGGCGTCAATCGCGGCAACAACGCGGGCGAAAACGTGGTCTATTCCGGCACCGTGGGCGGCGCGATGGAAGGGGCGCTGCAGGGCGTGCCCTCCATCGCCCTGTCGCAATACATGGGCCCCGCCACGCGCGCGCTGGACGATCCCTTCGAGGCCGCCCGCATCCACGGGGCCGATGTGATCCGGCGCCTGCTGGATCGCGGCATCTGGGACGAGGCCGCCTATCGCATCTTCTACAACGTGAACTTCCCGCCCGTGGCCGCCGCCGATGTCAAAGGGTTGCGCGTCGCGCCGCAGGGCTTCCGCACCGGCAGCCATTTCACGACCGAACCGCATCTGTCCCCCTCGGGCAAGCCGTTCTTCTGGATCAAGGGCGGTGCGCAAGGACCGGCCGAACCGGGCAGCGACGTGACCCTGAATCTGGAGGGATACGTCACCGTGACGCCTTTGCGCTGCGATTTGACCGCCCATGACCGCCTGAAGGATCTGGAGGCCGCGCTGGCATGA
- the paoC gene encoding aldehyde oxidoreductase molybdenum-binding subunit PaoC produces MKFDKPAGGTPADRMTVLGKPHPRIEGPLKVTGRAPYAYERHDVAPDQLIGYPLGATIAKGRIRSMDTTAARAMPGVVDILTTLDMDALPTDSNNVTSLFGGDEVRHYHQAIAVVVAEGFEQARAAAQAIVVDYAPEKGRFDMEAADTEVALEKTVGDFDAAFAKAAVTVDQTYTTPGQSHAMMEPHASIAAWEGDAVTVWTSNQMIAWGKKGLANTLEMPKDKVRIDSPYIGGGFGGKLFLRADAVLAALAARKVGRAVKVALPRPMMMNNTTHRSATIQRLRIGMNADGRITAIAHDNTSGTLPDGDGEDATNQTRYFYAGDNRLVVNRLATLDLPEANAMRAPGEASGLMALEIAIDEAAEAAGVDPVQFRILNDTQTVPEDPDRTFSNRHFIECLERGAEAFGWDASRPAPATRRDGNWLIGQGVAGAYRGSPVMPSGARVRLQPDGRLIVETDMTDIGTGSYTILGQTAAEMMGVELGAVEVRLGDSSFPVSAGSGGQFGAVSATGGVYAACIALREAVARRIGSQPDALDFRDGLVTDGNVSRTLAEVAAEGEIVAEDKMEFGDFRSKEYELATFAAHFVEVGVDAVTGEVRVRRMLAVADAGRILNPVTAHSQMIGAMTMGLGAALSEKMEVDVTQGFFANHDLAGYEVPVHADIPVQEVIFLNADDPNSSPLKAKGIGELGLCGVAAAIANAVHDATGVRVRDYPVTVDRLIDHLPAA; encoded by the coding sequence ATGAAATTCGACAAACCCGCAGGCGGCACCCCCGCCGACCGTATGACCGTTCTGGGCAAGCCGCATCCGCGGATCGAAGGGCCGCTGAAGGTCACCGGACGCGCCCCCTATGCCTATGAGCGGCATGACGTGGCCCCGGATCAGCTGATCGGGTATCCCCTTGGGGCGACCATCGCCAAGGGGCGCATCCGGTCGATGGACACGACCGCGGCCCGCGCGATGCCGGGTGTGGTCGATATCCTGACCACGCTCGACATGGACGCCCTGCCCACCGACAGCAACAACGTCACGTCGCTGTTCGGGGGGGACGAGGTGCGGCATTACCATCAGGCCATCGCCGTGGTCGTGGCCGAAGGGTTCGAACAGGCCCGCGCCGCCGCCCAGGCCATCGTCGTCGATTACGCGCCCGAAAAGGGGCGGTTCGACATGGAGGCGGCCGACACCGAGGTCGCGCTGGAAAAGACCGTCGGCGATTTCGACGCGGCCTTCGCCAAGGCGGCGGTGACGGTCGATCAGACCTATACCACGCCCGGACAGTCCCATGCCATGATGGAACCCCATGCCAGCATCGCGGCGTGGGAGGGGGATGCCGTGACGGTCTGGACCTCCAACCAGATGATTGCCTGGGGCAAGAAGGGTCTGGCGAACACGCTGGAGATGCCCAAGGACAAGGTGCGGATCGACAGCCCCTATATCGGCGGCGGGTTCGGCGGAAAGCTGTTCCTGCGGGCCGATGCGGTTCTGGCCGCCCTTGCGGCCCGCAAGGTGGGGCGCGCGGTGAAGGTGGCGCTGCCCCGTCCGATGATGATGAACAACACCACCCACCGGTCGGCCACGATCCAGCGCCTGCGCATCGGGATGAACGCGGATGGGCGCATCACGGCAATCGCGCATGACAACACCTCCGGCACCTTGCCGGACGGCGATGGCGAGGATGCGACGAACCAGACCCGCTATTTCTATGCCGGGGACAACCGTCTGGTGGTGAACCGGTTGGCGACGCTGGACCTGCCGGAAGCGAATGCGATGCGCGCGCCGGGCGAGGCGTCGGGTCTGATGGCGCTGGAAATCGCGATAGACGAGGCGGCAGAGGCCGCAGGCGTCGATCCCGTGCAGTTCCGCATCCTGAACGACACGCAGACCGTGCCGGAAGACCCGGACCGCACCTTTTCCAACCGGCATTTCATCGAGTGTCTGGAACGGGGGGCGGAGGCATTCGGCTGGGACGCGTCCCGACCCGCACCGGCCACACGCCGTGACGGGAACTGGCTGATCGGGCAGGGCGTGGCGGGGGCGTATCGCGGCTCGCCCGTCATGCCCTCCGGGGCGCGGGTTCGGTTGCAGCCGGACGGGCGTCTGATCGTGGAAACCGACATGACCGACATCGGCACCGGCAGCTATACCATTCTTGGCCAGACGGCGGCCGAGATGATGGGGGTGGAGCTGGGCGCGGTCGAGGTGCGTCTGGGGGATTCCTCCTTCCCGGTGTCGGCCGGGTCGGGCGGACAATTCGGCGCGGTCAGTGCGACCGGCGGCGTCTATGCCGCCTGCATCGCCCTGCGCGAGGCGGTGGCGCGGCGCATCGGATCGCAACCCGACGCCTTGGATTTCCGCGACGGGCTGGTAACCGACGGGAACGTCTCCCGCACCTTGGCCGAAGTGGCCGCCGAGGGGGAGATCGTGGCCGAGGACAAGATGGAGTTCGGTGATTTCCGCTCGAAGGAATACGAGCTTGCCACCTTCGCCGCCCATTTCGTGGAGGTGGGGGTGGATGCCGTCACGGGCGAGGTGCGGGTGCGCCGGATGCTGGCCGTTGCCGATGCGGGCCGCATCCTGAACCCCGTCACCGCCCACAGCCAGATGATCGGAGCGATGACCATGGGCCTTGGCGCCGCGCTGAGCGAGAAGATGGAGGTGGATGTCACCCAAGGCTTCTTCGCCAATCACGATCTGGCGGGATACGAGGTGCCGGTCCATGCCGATATCCCGGTGCAGGAGGTGATCTTCCTGAACGCCGACGATCCGAACTCGTCGCCGTTGAAGGCCAAGGGGATTGGCGAGTTGGGCCTGTGCGGCGTCGCGGCGGCGATTGCCAACGCGGTGCATGATGCGACAGGCGTCCGCGTGCGCGATTACCCGGTGACGGTGGACCGCTTGATCGACCATCTGCCGGCCGCATGA
- the rpmG gene encoding 50S ribosomal protein L33, with translation MAKPTTIKIRLNSTAGTGHFYVTKKNARTMTEKMTVRKYDPVKREHVEYKEGKIK, from the coding sequence ATGGCGAAGCCGACGACGATCAAGATCCGTCTGAACTCGACGGCGGGCACCGGGCACTTCTATGTGACCAAGAAGAATGCCCGCACCATGACCGAGAAGATGACGGTCCGCAAATACGACCCCGTCAAGCGGGAACACGTGGAATACAAGGAGGGCAAGATCAAGTAA
- a CDS encoding XdhC family protein, which yields MMDGGHPAPIIALPEGDMPLAALCEDGARLAMIVGVEGPSYRPVGAAMAIGADGRRTGSLSSGCIDQDVALRAEAADRPEVLRYGRGSAFVDLALPCGGGLDVLIVPAPDRAVLSGIAAALRARQAAVLSVGRDGHLATAPQADGLTLRILPEIRHLVFGKGPEAATFASLARTSGYLVEVFSPDVTDMPSDLATTPLLSPGWPDGVAIDDRTAVTLFFHDHDWEPAILTTALASPAFYVGAQGSFQARARRRAALIAAGVPEGQIDRMADPFGTIPSARDARTLAVGVLADVLTAARR from the coding sequence ATGATGGACGGTGGCCACCCCGCCCCGATCATCGCCCTGCCCGAGGGCGATATGCCCTTGGCCGCGCTGTGCGAGGACGGGGCGCGGCTGGCGATGATCGTGGGGGTGGAGGGGCCGTCCTATCGGCCCGTCGGGGCGGCCATGGCGATCGGGGCGGACGGGAGGCGGACGGGATCGCTTTCCTCCGGCTGCATCGATCAGGACGTCGCCTTGCGGGCCGAAGCGGCGGATCGGCCCGAGGTTCTGCGCTATGGTCGCGGGTCGGCCTTCGTCGATCTGGCGCTGCCCTGCGGTGGGGGCTTGGACGTGTTGATCGTGCCCGCGCCGGATCGGGCCGTGTTGTCGGGCATCGCCGCCGCCCTGCGCGCACGGCAGGCGGCGGTTCTGTCCGTGGGGCGGGATGGGCATCTGGCGACGGCCCCGCAGGCGGACGGCCTGACCCTGCGCATCTTGCCCGAAATTCGTCATCTGGTCTTCGGCAAGGGGCCGGAGGCCGCGACCTTCGCCTCGTTGGCCCGCACCTCCGGTTATCTGGTCGAGGTGTTTTCGCCCGATGTCACCGACATGCCATCCGACCTCGCGACGACGCCGCTGCTGTCGCCCGGCTGGCCCGATGGGGTGGCGATCGATGACCGGACCGCCGTCACGTTGTTTTTTCACGACCACGATTGGGAACCGGCGATCCTGACGACGGCACTGGCCTCGCCCGCCTTTTACGTGGGGGCGCAGGGCAGCTTTCAGGCGCGGGCGCGGCGGCGCGCGGCGCTGATCGCCGCCGGGGTGCCGGAGGGGCAGATCGACCGCATGGCCGATCCGTTCGGCACCATCCCCTCGGCCCGTGACGCGCGCACCTTGGCGGTGGGCGTTCTGGCGGATGTTCTGACCGCCGCGCGCCGATGA
- a CDS encoding Bax inhibitor-1/YccA family protein — protein MAQYQTAGVRAGTRAGQIDAGLRAHMNKVYGVMSIGMLLTGAAAWAISGLATTTDPSLAAAQLGNGQYLTSLGAAIYASPLKWVIMFAPLIAVFAFSAMINRMSAATAQVVFYGYAVLMGLSLSSIFLVFTGASIAQTFLITAIAFAGLSLYGYTTKRNLTGLGTFLMMGVIGLVVAMIVNIFLQSPALMFAISAIGVLIFAGLTAYDTQNIKNTYIQHAQMGDSEWLGKAAIMGALQLYLDFINLFMFLLQFMGNRE, from the coding sequence ATGGCTCAATACCAGACGGCTGGCGTTCGCGCCGGTACGCGCGCGGGACAGATCGATGCGGGTCTGCGCGCCCACATGAACAAGGTCTATGGCGTCATGTCGATCGGCATGTTGCTGACCGGTGCCGCCGCCTGGGCGATCTCGGGCTTGGCCACCACCACCGATCCGTCGCTGGCGGCGGCGCAGCTTGGCAATGGTCAGTATCTGACCTCGCTCGGGGCGGCGATCTATGCCTCGCCGCTGAAGTGGGTGATCATGTTCGCGCCCTTGATCGCGGTGTTCGCGTTCAGCGCGATGATCAACCGCATGTCGGCCGCCACCGCGCAGGTCGTGTTCTACGGTTATGCCGTGCTGATGGGGCTGTCGCTGTCGTCGATCTTCCTCGTGTTCACGGGCGCATCCATCGCGCAGACGTTCCTGATCACGGCCATCGCCTTCGCGGGCCTGTCGCTTTACGGCTATACCACCAAGCGCAACCTGACCGGCCTTGGCACCTTCCTGATGATGGGTGTGATCGGTCTGGTCGTGGCGATGATCGTCAACATCTTCCTGCAATCGCCGGCGCTGATGTTCGCGATCTCGGCCATCGGCGTGCTGATCTTTGCCGGCCTGACCGCCTATGACACGCAGAACATCAAGAACACCTACATCCAGCACGCGCAGATGGGCGACAGCGAGTGGTTGGGCAAAGCGGCCATCATGGGCGCGCTGCAACTCTACCTCGACTTCATCAACCTGTTCATGTTCCTGCTGCAGTTCATGGGCAATCGCGAGTAA
- a CDS encoding inositol monophosphatase family protein has translation MTEQDHIVATAHAMADAARAAILPHFRSKGLEADTKSDLLFDPVTVADREAEAAMRAVLAERRPQDAILGEEMGLTTGTSGITWVLDPIDGTRAFLCGTPSWGILIAAGGPEGPEFGLIDQPYIGERFEGGFGIARMTGPLGERALATRPARPLEQALLMTTFPEVGTAEDETAFRRVAAQVRLVRYGMDCYAYALLAAGHIDLVIEAGLHPYDIQGPMAVILAAGGVVTDWTGGPAAQGGRILAAANPQVHAAAMALLNA, from the coding sequence GTGACCGAGCAGGATCATATCGTCGCCACGGCCCATGCCATGGCCGATGCCGCCCGCGCGGCCATCCTGCCGCATTTCCGCAGCAAGGGACTTGAGGCGGACACCAAGTCGGACCTTCTGTTCGACCCGGTGACCGTGGCCGACCGCGAGGCGGAGGCCGCCATGCGCGCCGTGCTGGCCGAACGCCGTCCGCAGGATGCGATCCTGGGCGAGGAAATGGGCCTGACCACCGGCACCAGCGGCATCACCTGGGTGCTCGATCCGATCGACGGCACCCGCGCGTTTTTGTGCGGCACGCCCAGCTGGGGCATCCTGATCGCCGCCGGGGGGCCGGAGGGTCCCGAATTCGGCCTGATCGACCAGCCCTATATCGGAGAGCGGTTCGAGGGCGGCTTCGGCATCGCGCGGATGACCGGCCCCTTGGGCGAACGCGCCCTCGCCACCCGCCCCGCCCGCCCGTTGGAGCAGGCGCTGCTGATGACGACCTTTCCCGAAGTGGGCACCGCCGAGGATGAGACCGCCTTCCGCCGCGTGGCCGCGCAGGTGCGCCTCGTGCGCTATGGCATGGACTGTTACGCCTATGCCCTTCTGGCGGCCGGTCATATCGATCTGGTGATCGAGGCGGGGCTGCACCCCTATGACATTCAGGGGCCCATGGCGGTCATTCTCGCGGCCGGCGGTGTCGTGACCGACTGGACCGGCGGGCCCGCCGCGCAGGGGGGCCGCATTCTGGCCGCCGCCAATCCGCAGGTTCACGCCGCCGCCATGGCACTGTTGAACGCCTGA